One genomic window of Cygnus olor isolate bCygOlo1 chromosome 3, bCygOlo1.pri.v2, whole genome shotgun sequence includes the following:
- the RSAD2 gene encoding radical S-adenosyl methionine domain-containing protein 2 — MHLGVLLRLPLALSRAVLAALRGRLGALCWSLAPLSLSLSLPLSLSLPGWRRGPVPSPAAPPPPRRQREQRDEAAPTPTSVNYHFTRQCNYKCGFCFHTAKTSFVLPLEEAKRGLEMLKEAGMEKINFSGGEPFLQDRGKFVGQLVQFCKEELKLPSVSIVSNGSLIRERWFKKYGKYLDILAISCDSFNEEVNVLIGRGQGKKNHVENLHKLRQWCREYAVAFKINSVINRFNVEEDMNEQITALNPVRWKVFQCLLIEGENSGDDALREAEKFVISDEDFEQFLDRHKDISCLVPESNQKMRDSYLILDEYMRFLNCRNGRKEPSNSILDVGVEAAIKFSGFDEKMFLKRGGKYVWSKADMKLDW; from the exons atGCATCTGGGCGTGCTGCTCCGCCTGCCGCTGGCGCTGTCGCGGGCAGTGCTGGCGGCGCTGCGAGGTCGGCTGGGCGCCCTGTGCTGGAGCCTGGCGCCTCTGTCCCTGTCTCTGTCCCTGCCCTTGTCCTTGTCCCTGCCCGGCTGGCGACGGGGACCggtccccagccccgccgcccctccgCCCCCCCGCCGGCAGCGGGAGCAGCGGGACGAGGCGGCCCCGACGCCCACCAGCGTCAACTACCACTTCACCCGGCAGTGCAACTACAAGTGCGGCTTCTGCTTCCACACCGCCAAGACCTCCTTCGTGCTGCCCCTGGAGGAGGCCAAGCGGGGGCTGGAGATGCTCAAGGAGGCGG GAATGGAGAAAATCAATTTCTCGGGAGGAGAACCGTTTCTTCAGGACAGAGGCAAATTTGTAGGCCAGCTTGTCCAGTTCTGCAAAGAGGAGCTGAAGCTGCCAAGTGTCAGCATCGTTAGCAACGGCAGCCTGATTAGAGAGCGGTGGTTCAAGAAGTACG gTAAATATTTGGACATTCTGGCAATTTCATGTGATAGTTTTAATGAGGAGGTCAACGTTTTAATCGGCCGTGGTCAAGGAAAGAAGAACCATGTGGAAAATCTGCATAAACTGAGACAGTGGTGCCGCGAGTATGCtgttgctttcaaaataaattctgtgatCAACAGATTTAATGTTGAGGAAGATATGAATGAGCAGATCACGGCACTCAACCCTGTGCGCTGGAAG GTGTTCCAGTGCCTGCTCATTGAAGGGGAGAACAGTGGTGATGATGCCctgagagaagcagagaaatttgTTATCAGTGATGAAGACTTTGAGCAATTCCTGGATCGCCACAAAGATATCTCCTGTTTGGTGCCAGAATCTAATCAGAAG ATGAGGGATTCATACCTCATTTTGGACGAATAC ATGCgttttttaaactgcagaaaTGGACGGAAAGAGCCTTCCAACTCTATCCTGGATGTTGGTGTAGAAGCAGCTATAAAATTCAGTGGATTTGATGAAAAGATGTTCCTGAAACGAGGAGGAAAGTATGTGTGGAGTAAAGCAGACATGAAATTGGACTGGTAA
- the CMPK2 gene encoding UMP-CMP kinase 2, mitochondrial isoform X2 produces MLRSCTRGPQDPLRRALPAAVPAVCDRLQECAARIPEAREVLAILEKCTEQQRKGHFPVVVFEGLDATGKTTVTQAVTDALDAILLRSPPACISQWRTIFDDEPTPIRRAFYAAGNYILASEIAKASTQAPVIVDRYWHSTAAYTIATEINGDVQNLPPAQDGVYQWPEDLLKPDLVLLLTVSPEERARRLECRGLEKTKEEAEMEANSLFRQRIEESYRRMMNPACQEVDASPSKEDVLKTVLQLIKKHCAL; encoded by the exons ATGCTGCGGAGCTGCACCCGGGGACCACAGGACCCCCTCCGCCGTGCCCTGCCTGCCGCTGTCCCAGCTGTCTGTGACCGCCTGCAGGAG TGCGCAGCGCGGATCCCGGAGGCCAGAGAGGTGCTCGCCATCCTGGAGAAATGCACTGAGCAGCAGCGCAAGGGACATTTCCCCGTCGTGGTTTTTGAAGGGCTGGATGCCACAG GCAAAACCACTGTAACCCAGGCTGTTACGGATGCCCTGGATGCCATTCTGTTAAGGTCTCCACCAGCTTGCATCAGCCAGTGGAGGACGATATTTGATGATGAGCCAACACCCATTAGAAGGGCATTTTATGCTGCAGGCAACTACATCCTTGCTTCAGAAATAGCAAAAGCATCCACTCAGGCACCTGTGATTGTAGACAG atactggcacagcacagctgcttaTACAATagccactgaaataaatggggATGTCCAAAATCTTCCACCAGCTCAAGATGGGGTGTACCAGTGGCCTGAAGATCTGCTTAAACCTGATCTTGTTCTTCTGCTGACTGTCAGCCCTGAGGAGCGAGCCCGGAGACTTGAGTGTCGAGGgctggagaaaacaaaggagGAGGCTGAGATGGAAGCTAACAGCTTGTTTCGCCAAAG aattgAAGAGTCGTACAGAAGGATGATGAATCCTGCGTGCCAAGAGGTCGATGCCAGCCCCTCAAAGGAAGACGTTCTTAAAACAGTGCTGCAACTAATTAAAAAACACTGTGCCTTGTGA
- the CMPK2 gene encoding UMP-CMP kinase 2, mitochondrial isoform X1: protein MHEKLKVDSAPRLRAVMLRSCTRGPQDPLRRALPAAVPAVCDRLQECAARIPEAREVLAILEKCTEQQRKGHFPVVVFEGLDATGKTTVTQAVTDALDAILLRSPPACISQWRTIFDDEPTPIRRAFYAAGNYILASEIAKASTQAPVIVDRYWHSTAAYTIATEINGDVQNLPPAQDGVYQWPEDLLKPDLVLLLTVSPEERARRLECRGLEKTKEEAEMEANSLFRQRIEESYRRMMNPACQEVDASPSKEDVLKTVLQLIKKHCAL, encoded by the exons ATGCATGAGAAGCTTAAG GTTGACTCTGCTCCCAGGCTGCGAGCGGTGATGCTGCGGAGCTGCACCCGGGGACCACAGGACCCCCTCCGCCGTGCCCTGCCTGCCGCTGTCCCAGCTGTCTGTGACCGCCTGCAGGAG TGCGCAGCGCGGATCCCGGAGGCCAGAGAGGTGCTCGCCATCCTGGAGAAATGCACTGAGCAGCAGCGCAAGGGACATTTCCCCGTCGTGGTTTTTGAAGGGCTGGATGCCACAG GCAAAACCACTGTAACCCAGGCTGTTACGGATGCCCTGGATGCCATTCTGTTAAGGTCTCCACCAGCTTGCATCAGCCAGTGGAGGACGATATTTGATGATGAGCCAACACCCATTAGAAGGGCATTTTATGCTGCAGGCAACTACATCCTTGCTTCAGAAATAGCAAAAGCATCCACTCAGGCACCTGTGATTGTAGACAG atactggcacagcacagctgcttaTACAATagccactgaaataaatggggATGTCCAAAATCTTCCACCAGCTCAAGATGGGGTGTACCAGTGGCCTGAAGATCTGCTTAAACCTGATCTTGTTCTTCTGCTGACTGTCAGCCCTGAGGAGCGAGCCCGGAGACTTGAGTGTCGAGGgctggagaaaacaaaggagGAGGCTGAGATGGAAGCTAACAGCTTGTTTCGCCAAAG aattgAAGAGTCGTACAGAAGGATGATGAATCCTGCGTGCCAAGAGGTCGATGCCAGCCCCTCAAAGGAAGACGTTCTTAAAACAGTGCTGCAACTAATTAAAAAACACTGTGCCTTGTGA